From Cheilinus undulatus linkage group 18, ASM1832078v1, whole genome shotgun sequence, the proteins below share one genomic window:
- the LOC121526166 gene encoding uncharacterized protein LOC121526166: protein MKIQQVIFLVLLSALCPVTAKLNIYTGATGGNGTILCGFTAHGDKKFFCKHDCKGENILVETHGVMAANGRYSISYTEVSTAGSSSEQSNLAVTITNLTKSDSARYRCGIEETNTTQVYADFEVRVVDDPVHGNNWFARTNIEGETFARRCGIDLGPQGWKFLCRDDCTKTEDVILETIIAAQSSRVSLHYIDNSFHGLFLTISNLTRSDTGWYRCGYGRALSPLLFNTFPLIVIPDPSSTESPPVTTEEASAAEKQRSNCPSDALVYVVAALAFIIIILGLALILICTQGKWRSGPMSTILLS, encoded by the exons ATGAAGATCCAACAGGTCATCTTCTTGGTCTTGTTGTCAG CTCTGTGTCCTGTCACCGCCAAACTCAACATCTACACTGGAGCTACAGGAGGAAATGGGACGATTCTTTGTGGTTTCACAGCGCATGGTGACAAGAAGTTCTTCTGTAAGCACGACTGTAAAGGAGAGAATATTCTTGTTGAAACGCATGGTGTCATGGCTGCAAATGGCAGATACAGCATCAGTTACACAGAGGTATCCACAGCAGGAAGTAGCTCTGAGCAGAGCAATTTGGCAGTGACCATCACAAACCTGACGAAGTCTGACTCAGCACGCTACAGGTGTGGGATCGAAGAGACCAACACTACACAGGTGTACGCAGATTTTGAGGTCAGAGTTGTTGATG ATCCGGTTCATGGAAACAATTGGTTTGCTCGTACCAACATTGAAGGAGAAACCTTTGCACGCAGATGCGGTATTGATCTAGGCCCTCAAGGGTGGAAGTTCCTCTGTAGAGACGACTGCACTAAAACAGAAGATGTTATCCTTGAAACCATTATTGCTGCGCAGAGCAGCCGAGTCAGCCTCCATTATATAGACAATTCATTTCATGGGCTGTTCTTGACGATCTCAAACCTGACCAGGTCTGACACTGGATGGTACAGGTGTGGATACGGCAGAGCGCTGTCTCCACTTTTATTCAACACCTTCCCTCTCATCGTCATCCCTG ATCCCAGTTCCACTGAGAGTCCCCCAGTGACAACAGAGGAGGcctctgctgctgagaagcaacGCAGCAACTGTCCATCAG ATGCTCTGGTGTATGTGGTTGCGGCTCTggccttcatcatcatcatcttggGGCTGGCGCTGATTCTCATCTGTACTCAAGGAAAATGGAG GTCCGGTCCAATGAGTACCATCCTCCTATCCTAG